Proteins encoded within one genomic window of Haloplanus vescus:
- a CDS encoding sensor histidine kinase: protein MEFSTEAVRPRHGFYAVGALCFGLGLVHYRIQTGGLETLLESLMIVGLSLIVLYTGYELADRSISAAGQWRALWLGIGVAISFTLLALAVWLTWSIGEPHPKQSFLLSFAASLGAAVGTRSGVYVVQSEERLTKTQELTKLLRINQRVLRHNLRNELSIALGYLGNIEQETDSQAVRADIDLVRNHLETLLETTDRTRKIVSIWDTDERCELDLTSVLKEQIRQVREEYPDADVESTLPETCPVVGHVALPLALREAITNAIEHNAADVSVRVDAERGGETATVSIADTGSGIPKFDLEAIGVPEETPLTHTQGLGLWILYWTVRMSDGKIEFSENDPTGTVVSITLSTPSNGR, encoded by the coding sequence ATGGAGTTCTCGACCGAGGCCGTCCGCCCACGGCACGGGTTCTACGCCGTGGGGGCGCTCTGTTTCGGCCTCGGACTCGTCCACTACCGCATCCAGACCGGCGGGTTGGAGACCCTCCTTGAGTCGCTCATGATAGTGGGGCTCTCGCTCATCGTTCTCTACACGGGCTACGAACTCGCCGACCGGTCGATTTCGGCGGCCGGACAGTGGCGAGCGCTGTGGCTCGGAATCGGCGTCGCCATCTCCTTTACGCTACTTGCGCTCGCGGTGTGGCTGACGTGGTCCATCGGCGAGCCACACCCGAAACAGTCCTTTCTCCTGTCGTTCGCGGCGTCGCTCGGCGCCGCCGTCGGGACGCGGAGCGGCGTCTATGTCGTTCAGTCCGAGGAACGGCTCACCAAGACACAAGAACTCACGAAACTGCTCCGCATCAACCAGCGCGTGTTGCGACACAACCTCCGGAACGAACTGTCGATAGCGCTCGGCTATCTCGGAAACATCGAGCAGGAAACCGACTCGCAGGCGGTCAGAGCCGATATCGACTTGGTTCGCAACCATCTCGAAACGCTCCTGGAGACCACCGACCGGACGCGAAAAATCGTCTCCATCTGGGACACCGACGAGCGGTGTGAACTCGACCTCACGTCGGTGCTCAAGGAGCAGATACGACAGGTGCGCGAGGAGTATCCGGACGCCGACGTCGAATCGACGCTCCCGGAGACGTGTCCGGTCGTCGGCCACGTCGCCCTGCCGTTGGCGCTCCGCGAGGCGATTACGAACGCCATCGAGCACAACGCGGCCGACGTGTCGGTGCGTGTCGACGCGGAGCGTGGCGGCGAGACGGCCACCGTCTCGATTGCCGATACGGGGAGCGGAATCCCGAAATTCGACCTCGAGGCGATAGGGGTCCCCGAGGAGACGCCGCTGACCCACACGCAGGGCCTCGGCCTCTGGATACTCTACTGGACGGTCCGGATGTCCGACGGCAAAATCGAGTTCAGCGAGAACGACCCGACGGGAACGGTCGTCAGCATCACGCTCTCCACCCCGTCGAACGGGCGGTGA
- a CDS encoding pyridoxal-phosphate dependent enzyme translates to MPTALVCPACDRTDDDRWRCTCGHPLEFASHPRPDGPAPDFSAFDSRRGVAAFDDFLPVDPRVSLGEAFTPLVDAPALDATLKLEYVSPTGSFKDRGAATVIARALECGADRVIEDSSGNAGTAVATYAAHAGLDADIYVPDSVTAAKRRAIEATGATVVTVSGSREDVSEACRDAVASGEGWYASHAWNPAFFAGTATFGLELAAQRDWSVPDALVVPLGHGTLLLGAYRGFRALVEAGWTDSMPRLLAVQAAGYAPIAGETGTETNDLADGIQVRDPVQREAVTDAIAATDGDAITVSTEGVREATDRLGRLGFGVEPTAAAAVAGLRRYRDRGVLDGDDVVVPLTGRAK, encoded by the coding sequence ATGCCCACCGCGCTCGTCTGCCCCGCCTGTGACCGCACCGACGACGACCGCTGGCGCTGCACCTGCGGTCATCCCCTCGAATTCGCGTCCCACCCCCGCCCGGACGGCCCCGCGCCCGACTTCTCGGCGTTCGACTCCCGCCGCGGCGTCGCCGCCTTCGACGACTTCCTCCCCGTCGACCCGCGCGTCTCCCTCGGCGAGGCGTTCACGCCCCTCGTCGACGCGCCCGCCCTCGACGCGACGCTCAAACTGGAATACGTCTCGCCGACGGGCAGTTTCAAGGACCGCGGCGCGGCGACGGTCATCGCCCGCGCGCTCGAATGCGGCGCGGACCGGGTCATCGAGGACTCCTCGGGTAACGCGGGGACGGCCGTCGCGACCTACGCCGCCCACGCGGGACTCGACGCCGACATCTACGTCCCCGACTCCGTCACGGCGGCGAAGCGTCGGGCCATCGAGGCGACGGGTGCGACTGTCGTCACCGTGTCCGGAAGCCGCGAGGACGTATCCGAGGCGTGTCGCGACGCCGTGGCGTCGGGCGAGGGCTGGTACGCAAGCCACGCCTGGAACCCCGCCTTCTTCGCCGGCACCGCGACGTTCGGCCTCGAACTCGCCGCGCAACGCGACTGGTCGGTGCCCGACGCCCTCGTCGTCCCCCTCGGCCACGGGACGCTCCTCCTCGGCGCCTACCGCGGGTTCCGCGCGCTCGTCGAAGCGGGGTGGACGGATTCGATGCCGCGACTGCTCGCGGTGCAGGCCGCGGGCTACGCCCCTATCGCGGGCGAGACGGGGACGGAGACGAACGACCTCGCGGACGGCATTCAGGTCCGCGACCCGGTCCAGCGCGAGGCCGTGACCGACGCCATCGCGGCCACCGACGGCGACGCCATCACGGTGTCGACCGAGGGCGTCCGCGAGGCCACCGACCGTCTCGGGCGACTCGGCTTCGGCGTCGAACCCACCGCCGCCGCGGCTGTCGCGGGCCTCCGTCGCTACCGCGACCGGGGCGTCCTCGACGGCGACGATGTGGTAGTTCCCCTCACCGGGCGAGCGAAATAA